The following coding sequences lie in one Anas platyrhynchos isolate ZD024472 breed Pekin duck chromosome 15, IASCAAS_PekinDuck_T2T, whole genome shotgun sequence genomic window:
- the LOC113845240 gene encoding transmembrane protein 238 — protein MAAPGGLGRCVAAFWLALAFDALGLAVLLAGVFADVFFADLLIYAGGIGIFLSLIWWVFWYAGNLEVPLEELRDDVGLAPPKGRGDSVLRGLVHGLSRRLSSAFGSAPRTRAAATADLELRGPRGRPAEPSRVC, from the exons ATGGCGGCCCCCGGCGGGCTGGGCCGCTGCGTGGCCGCCTTCTGGCTGGCGCTGGCCTTCGACGCGCTGGGCTTGGCGGTGCTGCTGGCCGGGGTGTTCGCCGACGTGTTCTTCGCCGACCTGCTCATCTACGCGGGCGGCATCGGCATCTTCCTCAGCCTCATCTGGTGGGTGTTCTGGTACGCGGGCAACCTGGAGGTGCCTCTGGAGGAGCTGCGCGACGACGTGGGGCTGGCGCCGCCCAAGGGCCGCGGGGACAGCGTGCTGCGGGGGCTGGTGCACGGCCTCAGCCGCCGCCTGTCCTCGGCCTTCGGCTCCGCGCCGAGGACCCgagccgccgccaccgccgacCTGGAGCTGAGGGgcccgcggggccgccccgccgAGCCCAGCAG GGTCTGCTGA